One Tachypleus tridentatus isolate NWPU-2018 chromosome 3, ASM421037v1, whole genome shotgun sequence DNA window includes the following coding sequences:
- the LOC143246517 gene encoding insulin-like growth factor 2 mRNA-binding protein 1 isoform X3: MLVKQKIFKGFTFMNSELLVEPSVPQGRRSHSNKIHVSNIPNSFEWDQIRTLLTTFGEVQHCVKGPTKSENSYHVFVTYQTSDQAQQAFTELNGYEIEGLPLKVDFVMDQGHGNLGGRTNRGLSRSFPYSGNSPNSMRPTDFPLRILVFSDMVGAIIGRAGGTIRRISQESRARVDVHRKENAGSFEKVITIYGDPENCSLACKKILEVVQQEAENSSRGDIPLKILAHNNLIGRLIGKSGNTIKGIMEKTDTKITISSGIHDVNSYNMERIVTIVGKLENTSKAEQMISSKLRQSYENDLSSMAPQTLMFPGVHPMAMMSTMGGPGCPPAFRGTQAIPPYGMYNLPCMPQNYHPGSVLSNPQDPRKEQVFLYIPNTAVGAIIGTGGSSIRDMICSSGASIKIAQPDKDEPLVGQTERKVTIIGTSESQWKAQFMIFKKVSYEGFAGPQDIRLRVEIFVPSSQVGRVIGKGGQTIREMQRITQAMIKVSEESQNIQADETPICITGDFYSSQAAQHHIRTLVTRSQTVTHVPGCHGLLPTPPQSHCPGQAN; the protein is encoded by the exons GTCTCACAGTAATAAGATCCATGTTAGCAACATTCCAAACAGTTTTGAGTGGGATCAAATCAGAACACTGTTGACAACATTTGGCGAAGTTCAGCACTGTGTTAAAG GCCCAACCAAATCTGAAAACTCGTATCATGTATTTGTAACGTATCAAACATCAGATCAagcacagca aGCTTTCACCGAACTGAATGGATATGAGATTGAAGGTTTACCTTTAAAAGTAGATTTTGTTATGGATCAAGGACATGGAAACCTTGGAGGTCGCACTAACAGAGGTCTCTCCCGATCCTTTCCTTACTCAGGAAATTCTCCTAACTCTATGCGTCCAACAGATTTTCCTTTACG aatACTTGTTTTTAGTGATATGGTAGGAGCAATCATTGGTCGAGCAGGTGGTACCATAAGACGAATATCACAGGAATCTCGAGCCAG AGTTGATGTACACCGCAAAGAAAACGCAGGCTCATTTGAAAAA GTAATTACCATATATGGGGATCCAGAAAACTGTTCATTAGCTTGCAAGAAAATTTTAGAAGTGGTGCAGCAAGAAGCGGAGAACTCTAGCCGTGG TGACATTCCTTTGAAAATTTTAGCTCACAATAACTTGATTGGTCGCCTTATTGGCAAAAGTGGCAATACCATTAAAGGAATAATGGAGAAAACAGACACGAAAATAACCATTTCTAG TGGCATCCATGATGTTAACAGCTATAACATGGAACGAATTGTAACAATTGTCGGTAAACTGGAAAATACTTCTAAAGCTGAACAGATGATTAGTTCAAAATTACGCCAGAGCTACGAGAATGACCTTTCTTCTATGGCTCCACAAACATTGATGTTCCCTGGGGTCCATCCTATGGCCATGATGTCTACCATGGGGGGCCCTGGTTGTCCTCCTGCTTTTCGTGGAACACAAGCCATCCCTCCATATGGCATGTACAACTTGCCTTGTATGCCTCAAAACTACCACCCAGGGTCAGTGTTATCCAATCCGCAAGATCCACGTAAAGAACAAGTGTTCTTGTACATTCCAAATACTGCTGTTGGTGCCATAATAGGTACTGGAGGTTCCAGCATCAGGGACATGATATGCTCTTCTGGAGCcagtataaag atTGCACAGCCTGATAAAGATGAACCATTAGTAGGACAAACGGAAAGAAAAGTAACCATAATTGGGACATCTGAGTCACAGTGGAAA GCACAGTTCATGATCTTCAAGAAAGTTAGCTATGAAGGTTTTGCTGGGCCCCAGGATATACGTCTTAGAGTAGAAATCTTTGTTCCATCGTCTCAAGTTGGCCGTGTGATTGGAAAAGGAGGACAGACA ATTCGAGAAATGCAGAGGATAACACAGGCAATGATAAAAGTATCAGAGGAGAGCCAAAACATCCAGGCAGATGAAACACCCATTTGTATCACTGGAGATTTTTACAGCTCACAA GCTGCTCAACACCACATCAGAACCCTAGTAACTCGAAGCCAGACAGTCACCCATGTGCCAGGATGCCATGGGCTTCTACCAACACCCCCACAATCTCATTGTCCAGGCCAAGCCAATTAA